The following coding sequences are from one Oryzisolibacter sp. LB2S window:
- a CDS encoding lysozyme, which translates to MTVPQAAVELAKRFEGFERKVRRGIEITAVPYICPAGFWTIGYGHLCDPKHPPITEAEAEVYLARDLQSALAATLRYCPVLATESEGRLAAIVDFTFNLGAGRLQTSTLRRRINQRDWAAAATELRRWVFGGGRVLPGLVTRREAECALLKSIFHSRSVVITIGDAGNVDRVRAIVASKI; encoded by the coding sequence ATGACCGTGCCGCAGGCCGCTGTCGAACTGGCCAAACGCTTCGAGGGTTTCGAGCGCAAAGTCAGGCGTGGCATCGAGATCACCGCCGTCCCCTACATCTGCCCCGCAGGCTTCTGGACGATTGGCTACGGCCATCTCTGTGATCCGAAGCACCCGCCGATCACTGAGGCCGAAGCAGAGGTCTATCTGGCGCGCGACCTCCAATCGGCACTCGCCGCCACGCTGCGCTACTGCCCGGTGCTGGCCACCGAGTCCGAAGGGCGGCTCGCCGCCATCGTGGATTTCACCTTCAACCTTGGCGCTGGGCGGCTGCAGACCTCGACGCTGCGACGGCGCATCAACCAGCGGGACTGGGCTGCCGCCGCGACAGAGCTGCGCCGATGGGTCTTTGGCGGCGGGAGAGTGCTGCCGGGACTCGTCACTCGGCGCGAGGCGGAGTGCGCGTTGCTGAAATCAATCTTTCATTCTCGCTCAGTCGTGATCACTATCGGAGACGCTGGAAATGTGGATCGCGTTCGCGCCATCGTCGCCAGTA
- a CDS encoding DUF6127 family protein, with translation MTEPEQQQPAHVENMLLLRREDFDELLDRAAERGAERVLTHLGLENGHAARDIRELRDLLEAWRDARRTAWQTTVKVITTGILAALLVGAAIKLKLMGGPQ, from the coding sequence ATGACCGAACCCGAACAACAACAGCCTGCGCACGTAGAGAACATGCTGCTCTTGCGCCGCGAGGACTTCGACGAACTGCTGGACCGCGCCGCTGAACGCGGAGCCGAGCGTGTCCTGACCCACCTTGGCCTGGAAAACGGCCACGCCGCACGCGACATCCGCGAACTACGCGACCTGCTCGAAGCCTGGCGCGATGCCCGCCGTACCGCGTGGCAGACCACCGTCAAGGTCATCACCACCGGCATCCTGGCCGCGCTTCTGGTGGGGGCCGCCATCAAGTTGAAACTGATGGGAGGCCCGCAATGA
- a CDS encoding DUF2793 domain-containing protein: MSSTDPNLGLNYGWTLGESGWDTGMDANLKRLGAVVGLSVKDRDLTTPPASPANGDRYIIPAAATGVWAGKTNQIAVRIADAWEYHTPKIGWLCYIEDEVKLSAYKSTGWSAGLAI; the protein is encoded by the coding sequence ATGTCATCAACCGACCCGAACCTGGGACTCAACTACGGCTGGACGCTCGGCGAAAGCGGCTGGGACACCGGCATGGACGCCAACCTCAAGCGCCTCGGCGCGGTGGTCGGCCTGTCCGTGAAAGACCGCGACCTGACCACGCCACCGGCCAGTCCCGCCAATGGCGACCGCTACATCATCCCTGCCGCTGCCACCGGCGTGTGGGCAGGCAAGACCAACCAGATCGCCGTGCGCATCGCCGATGCCTGGGAGTACCACACGCCCAAGATAGGCTGGCTTTGCTACATCGAGGACGAGGTCAAGCTCTCAGCCTACAAGTCCACCGGCTGGAGCGCAGGCCTCGCCATCTGA
- a CDS encoding phage tail protein, with protein sequence MGGSSKSQTVGYRYRMGLHLALCQGPVDAVQEIQMGDRTAWGDADRAPLSTGHGLTSLSINKPTLFGGDEREGGVVGTIDVLSGHAGQGRNDYLMSRLGSSIPAFRGVLSLVARKILFAANNPYIKPWAVRVRRFTAGWFDAPWMEWNAEVRTWDEEEGQEISVGMNPAHILVQCLTDPHWGMGYPQSTIGWSFWNAAWALSSEGFGLNLIWTRQQPIESFIGQVIDHIGGILYTDPEQGTFELKLLRDDYWIDSLPQLGPDEIVRLERFERAQWGELPNELTVVYTDWQTGGDAAVTVENLAAIQLQGGVINQRRDYPGVNYGPLAARLALRDLRALGSPLARMSLTVARDTLERAPLPGDVFLLNWPRLGVDQMVVRVTGIDTGTLGAAEWRIEAMEDVFGMSNTVLSPPPPHVEEPTIEPLPPTVVLAVEVPYWELARRLSRADLAYLTDTDTYLGALAAAGGSGQLNWQLATGASGGDLSALVGEDYAPLLTLDAALPASEVDAIGVPVTAISQPERLAEGDYAYLVDASGAIAEAVAVLAFDAANATIDLARGVLDTTPQAHASGTRLIGVGEWLASEGAERAPGESVFVGAIPRTSTDQGDPVLAANGQPMVLAGRQALPYPPGRIRLNGQTEPVVVAGDLTVAWAHRDRTQQTAYLVQQDEGDIGPEPGVTYTLRIRNRNGALAHTETGLLGTAYIWTAAVAALDAGALGDRITVEISAERDGLSSWQPQVRVMDRAGYGLRWGQYWGGV encoded by the coding sequence ATGGGTGGCAGCAGCAAATCGCAAACCGTTGGCTACCGCTACCGGATGGGGCTGCATCTGGCCTTGTGCCAGGGGCCCGTCGATGCCGTGCAGGAAATCCAGATGGGTGACCGTACCGCGTGGGGTGATGCCGACCGCGCGCCGCTGTCCACCGGCCACGGGCTGACCAGCCTGAGCATCAACAAGCCAACCCTGTTTGGCGGCGACGAGCGCGAAGGCGGCGTGGTCGGCACCATCGATGTGCTTTCTGGTCATGCCGGGCAAGGACGTAACGACTATCTGATGAGTCGCCTCGGCAGTTCCATTCCGGCATTTCGGGGCGTGCTGTCCTTGGTGGCACGCAAGATCCTGTTCGCGGCCAACAACCCCTACATCAAACCGTGGGCAGTGCGCGTCCGGCGCTTCACGGCAGGTTGGTTCGATGCGCCGTGGATGGAATGGAATGCCGAAGTCCGCACCTGGGATGAAGAAGAAGGCCAGGAAATCAGCGTCGGAATGAACCCGGCACACATCCTGGTGCAGTGCCTCACCGATCCGCACTGGGGCATGGGCTATCCGCAGAGCACCATCGGCTGGAGTTTCTGGAACGCAGCGTGGGCCCTGTCGAGTGAGGGCTTCGGCCTCAATCTGATCTGGACACGGCAGCAGCCCATCGAGAGCTTCATCGGCCAGGTCATCGACCACATTGGCGGCATCCTCTACACCGACCCGGAGCAAGGCACGTTTGAGCTGAAGCTGCTGCGCGACGACTACTGGATCGACAGCCTGCCACAGTTGGGGCCGGACGAAATTGTGCGGCTGGAACGCTTCGAACGTGCCCAGTGGGGCGAACTGCCCAATGAACTGACCGTGGTCTACACCGACTGGCAGACCGGCGGTGATGCTGCCGTCACGGTCGAGAACCTGGCCGCCATCCAGTTGCAGGGCGGCGTGATCAATCAACGCCGCGACTACCCGGGCGTCAACTACGGGCCACTCGCTGCCCGGCTGGCCTTGCGGGATCTGCGCGCCTTGGGGTCGCCCCTGGCCCGAATGAGTCTGACGGTGGCACGCGACACGCTGGAGCGTGCGCCGCTGCCGGGCGATGTATTCCTGCTGAACTGGCCGCGCTTGGGTGTGGATCAGATGGTGGTGCGCGTCACCGGCATCGACACCGGCACCTTGGGTGCGGCCGAGTGGCGCATCGAAGCCATGGAAGATGTGTTCGGGATGAGCAACACCGTGCTGTCGCCACCGCCACCGCACGTCGAGGAGCCGACCATCGAACCTTTGCCGCCCACCGTGGTGCTGGCCGTCGAGGTGCCGTATTGGGAACTGGCCCGGCGTTTGTCGCGTGCAGATCTGGCCTACCTGACCGATACGGACACCTATCTCGGTGCGCTGGCCGCCGCCGGTGGCAGCGGGCAGTTGAATTGGCAACTGGCTACCGGCGCTTCAGGCGGCGACCTCTCTGCCTTGGTGGGCGAGGACTATGCGCCACTGCTGACGCTCGATGCAGCTTTGCCTGCCAGCGAGGTCGATGCCATCGGCGTGCCGGTGACGGCCATCAGCCAGCCGGAGAGACTGGCCGAGGGCGACTACGCCTATCTGGTGGATGCCAGTGGGGCGATTGCAGAGGCCGTTGCCGTCCTGGCCTTCGATGCTGCCAACGCGACCATCGATCTCGCACGTGGCGTGCTCGACACCACACCCCAAGCACATGCCTCGGGGACTCGGTTGATCGGTGTCGGCGAATGGCTGGCATCCGAAGGTGCGGAGCGCGCCCCGGGCGAATCGGTGTTCGTGGGCGCGATTCCTCGCACGTCGACCGATCAGGGCGATCCTGTGTTGGCTGCCAATGGTCAGCCGATGGTGCTGGCCGGTCGGCAGGCTTTGCCATATCCACCCGGTCGCATCCGCCTCAATGGCCAGACCGAGCCTGTCGTGGTGGCTGGTGACCTCACCGTCGCGTGGGCCCATCGCGACCGCACGCAGCAGACCGCCTACCTCGTGCAGCAGGACGAGGGTGATATCGGGCCGGAACCGGGCGTGACCTACACGCTGCGCATCCGCAATCGCAACGGCGCACTGGCTCACACCGAAACGGGTCTGCTCGGCACCGCCTACATCTGGACGGCAGCAGTGGCCGCGCTGGATGCCGGTGCGCTGGGCGACCGCATCACGGTGGAGATCAGTGCCGAGCGCGATGGTTTGAGTAGCTGGCAGCCGCAGGTGCGGGTCATGGATCGCGCGGGCTACGGCCTGCGCTGGGGACAGTATTGGGGAGGTGTGTGA
- a CDS encoding DUF2163 domain-containing protein — MSQNPLLEVELYAFASNSAQFYLTPHEFDVDLDGNLYKSLALERNELALGAEAAKAGLDLKLPPNCDLVRHLLANSLTGDTTSITLRIGRRDTWGDYWWISGTRWMGRVLGVEVADDVARVRCESAQVSLKRIGLRRLYSRKCSHVLYSAACGASPISASALVSNSNGRNVDLDGGTPGSVSGGLAGGWLQTPEGARHMIVNDYGGGVELLYPVAIEVGTEVLLTVGCDHSTATCESRFGNLDNYGGFSAIPSKNPFSTGVF, encoded by the coding sequence ATGAGCCAGAACCCATTGCTGGAAGTCGAGCTATACGCCTTCGCCAGCAACAGCGCGCAGTTCTATCTGACGCCGCACGAATTCGATGTTGATCTGGATGGCAACCTCTACAAGAGCCTGGCCTTGGAACGCAACGAACTGGCGCTGGGTGCTGAAGCTGCGAAGGCTGGCTTGGATCTGAAATTGCCGCCGAACTGTGATTTGGTGCGCCACCTGCTCGCCAACTCGCTGACCGGCGACACTACCTCGATCACCCTGCGCATCGGACGGCGCGATACCTGGGGCGACTACTGGTGGATCTCCGGCACGCGCTGGATGGGCCGGGTGCTGGGCGTCGAAGTCGCCGACGATGTGGCTCGTGTTCGCTGCGAATCCGCGCAAGTCAGTCTCAAGCGTATCGGGTTGCGGCGGCTCTACAGCCGCAAGTGTTCCCACGTGCTGTATTCGGCTGCCTGTGGTGCCTCACCGATTTCTGCCAGCGCCTTGGTGAGCAACAGCAATGGCCGTAACGTCGATCTCGACGGTGGCACGCCCGGCAGCGTCAGTGGTGGCTTGGCCGGTGGCTGGCTGCAAACCCCGGAAGGTGCGCGCCACATGATCGTCAATGACTACGGTGGTGGCGTCGAGTTGCTCTATCCGGTGGCCATTGAAGTCGGCACCGAGGTGCTGCTGACGGTCGGCTGCGATCACAGCACGGCCACGTGCGAGTCGCGCTTCGGCAACCTCGACAACTACGGCGGCTTTTCCGCCATCCCGAGCAAAAACCCGTTCTCGACGGGCGTGTTCTGA
- a CDS encoding phage tail protein, with the protein MASNRAQILISAVDQTKTAFDSIKRGLGGLTDTAKSVNGVLANLGVAVSVAGLIAMVKSAIDTGDALDEMSQRVGVSVETLSVWKPAAEQSGVSGESFEKGLRKLSTTMLEAATGSEDAARGFSAVGIEFKNQDGTLRATDQVLLDLAERFKAMPDGAEKTALAVQLFGKSGAELIPFLNQGRDGINELAAEMQALGVQMSSETAAQAGNFNDALDKLKLATTSIGNQIIASLLPALNDMAGGMVESAKQGGTLRAILDGVVLVLKTLALGAATVGKAFVALGEAIGAGVAAAVEALKGNTDGAKAIIADLKGNLVKRLDELASFRDSLFDSKPIEVKAPKIQADPELLQRLTKPKAVKPAQDTTGAQTTLMKAQLDAEFALLKDGLNRQQTALDAALEDRLVSVRDYYTQKTALEQREVDAEIARKQQELARSQQVAATGKLENDRLKAKAEVAKAEADLITLNNRRTDIEQANARKAAQAERELADALAQAREELAQITGTATDADRQAAIERSYRDLRARLAAESDADGVSLVDRLINVKAAQANLAALEAQWRQVTERLRNAQEAIQTQQQAGLLTEAQARQQIVALQQQSATEMERLLPTMQQAAQAIGPDAVIRVQAWRNELDRTKLTVDEMAPLWNRIGESFGGALNGMITGAQTWRSALASIFQQVADAFLQQIVIQPFQQWIAMQARMLALKLGFIQQEQTVDAAASAAKVAQKTTETTAVVSMDAAKAGAGAAASQASIPYVGPALAVAAMVAMVAAVMALLGGIKKFAGGGLVSGPGSATSDSIPARLSAGEYVVRAAAVRQVGVAFLDSLNGLSAGPRFKGGELAFAAGGLVPEVKVPPAQPQMNQAVRIVNAVDPGVTHDHLQSPAGEKVIVNIIGRNARAIRAALQG; encoded by the coding sequence ATGGCAAGCAATCGTGCCCAAATCCTGATCAGTGCCGTCGACCAGACCAAGACCGCTTTCGACTCGATCAAGCGGGGCCTGGGTGGCCTCACCGACACCGCCAAGAGCGTCAACGGCGTGCTGGCCAACCTCGGGGTGGCTGTCTCCGTGGCCGGTCTGATCGCGATGGTGAAATCGGCCATCGACACTGGCGACGCGCTGGACGAGATGTCGCAACGTGTCGGTGTCAGCGTCGAGACTCTGTCGGTATGGAAACCGGCAGCCGAGCAGTCCGGTGTGTCTGGCGAATCGTTCGAGAAGGGGCTGCGCAAGCTGTCCACCACGATGCTGGAAGCCGCGACCGGATCGGAAGATGCCGCTCGCGGATTCTCCGCCGTAGGTATCGAGTTCAAGAACCAGGACGGCACCCTGCGCGCCACCGATCAGGTGCTACTCGATCTGGCCGAGCGCTTCAAGGCCATGCCCGATGGCGCGGAGAAAACCGCGCTGGCCGTGCAACTGTTCGGCAAGTCGGGAGCCGAGCTGATCCCGTTCCTGAATCAGGGGCGCGACGGCATCAATGAGCTCGCCGCTGAGATGCAGGCGCTCGGCGTGCAGATGAGCAGCGAAACGGCGGCGCAGGCGGGCAACTTCAACGATGCCCTCGACAAGCTGAAACTGGCCACCACCAGCATCGGCAACCAGATCATCGCGTCCTTGCTGCCCGCCCTGAACGATATGGCCGGTGGCATGGTCGAGTCGGCCAAGCAAGGCGGCACACTGCGCGCGATCCTGGATGGCGTGGTGCTGGTGCTAAAGACCCTGGCACTGGGTGCCGCCACCGTTGGCAAGGCCTTCGTCGCCTTGGGCGAGGCCATTGGTGCCGGTGTGGCGGCGGCGGTCGAGGCGCTCAAGGGCAACACCGATGGGGCCAAGGCCATCATTGCCGACCTCAAGGGCAATCTGGTCAAACGGCTGGATGAACTGGCGTCCTTTCGTGACAGCCTGTTCGACTCCAAGCCCATCGAGGTCAAGGCACCCAAGATCCAGGCCGATCCGGAACTGCTTCAGCGCCTGACCAAGCCCAAAGCCGTCAAGCCAGCGCAGGACACGACCGGCGCGCAGACAACGCTGATGAAAGCGCAGCTGGACGCCGAGTTCGCGCTGCTCAAGGACGGTCTGAACCGGCAACAAACTGCGCTGGATGCTGCACTCGAAGACCGTCTGGTCTCGGTGCGCGACTACTACACGCAGAAAACGGCTCTCGAACAGCGAGAGGTCGATGCCGAGATTGCCCGCAAGCAGCAGGAGTTGGCCCGCAGTCAGCAAGTTGCCGCCACGGGCAAATTGGAAAACGACCGCTTGAAAGCCAAGGCCGAGGTCGCGAAGGCGGAAGCCGACCTCATCACGCTCAACAACCGGCGCACGGACATCGAGCAGGCCAATGCGCGCAAGGCGGCACAAGCCGAGCGTGAGCTGGCCGATGCCTTGGCACAGGCGCGTGAGGAACTGGCACAGATCACCGGCACGGCGACGGATGCCGACCGGCAAGCAGCCATTGAGCGCAGCTACCGCGATCTACGGGCGCGACTGGCGGCAGAAAGCGATGCCGACGGCGTGTCGCTCGTTGATCGGCTGATCAATGTGAAGGCTGCACAGGCCAATCTGGCTGCGCTTGAAGCTCAGTGGCGGCAAGTCACTGAGCGTCTGCGTAATGCGCAGGAGGCCATTCAGACCCAGCAGCAGGCTGGGCTGCTAACCGAAGCACAGGCGCGTCAGCAGATCGTGGCCTTGCAACAGCAATCAGCCACCGAGATGGAGCGCCTGTTGCCGACCATGCAGCAAGCTGCGCAGGCCATCGGGCCGGATGCGGTGATTCGCGTGCAGGCGTGGCGCAACGAGCTGGATCGCACCAAGCTCACCGTCGATGAAATGGCCCCGCTGTGGAATCGCATCGGCGAGAGCTTTGGTGGCGCGCTCAACGGGATGATCACCGGCGCGCAGACCTGGCGCAGTGCCTTGGCGAGCATCTTCCAGCAGGTAGCCGATGCTTTCCTACAGCAGATCGTGATCCAACCCTTCCAGCAGTGGATCGCCATGCAGGCGCGGATGCTGGCGCTCAAGCTCGGCTTCATCCAGCAGGAACAGACCGTCGATGCGGCGGCCAGCGCCGCCAAGGTCGCGCAAAAGACCACCGAAACCACCGCCGTGGTGTCGATGGATGCGGCCAAGGCGGGAGCCGGGGCTGCAGCGTCGCAGGCTTCCATTCCCTACGTTGGCCCGGCACTCGCGGTGGCCGCGATGGTAGCCATGGTCGCCGCAGTAATGGCGCTCTTGGGTGGCATCAAGAAGTTCGCGGGAGGTGGCCTGGTCTCCGGGCCGGGCAGCGCCACCTCGGATTCGATCCCGGCGCGTCTGTCCGCAGGCGAGTACGTGGTGCGGGCGGCCGCCGTGCGCCAAGTCGGCGTGGCCTTCCTCGACTCGCTCAACGGCTTGTCGGCCGGCCCACGTTTCAAGGGTGGCGAACTGGCCTTCGCAGCGGGCGGGCTGGTACCGGAGGTGAAAGTGCCGCCCGCGCAGCCGCAGATGAATCAGGCGGTGCGCATCGTCAACGCGGTCGATCCGGGCGTGACCCACGACCACCTGCAGTCGCCTGCCGGAGAGAAAGTCATCGTCAACATCATCGGGCGCAATGCACGGGCCATCCGTGCGGCGCTGCAAGGCTGA
- a CDS encoding DUF6441 family protein, giving the protein MRLSLTTTGLLDPRQLAAWSAERRRAIHTAVAKGMQSGGREVRDAARSEMRSAFTVKRNSFISSMGVKVFDKKPEQLPALLVGSKIPWLGLHEKGGTVSGNLLIPLLPGRIGPKRFKAVIDGLMRAGNAFFIEKNGRVLLMAENIKENAGQLGRFKRAERGRTGAKQIKRGQEIPIAVLVKRVDLKRRLNLAGGVQRALPALVRAIQQELDKV; this is encoded by the coding sequence GTGCGCCTGTCACTGACCACCACCGGCCTGCTCGATCCACGCCAGTTGGCGGCTTGGAGCGCCGAGCGGCGTCGCGCCATCCACACTGCCGTCGCCAAGGGCATGCAATCGGGCGGGCGTGAAGTGCGTGATGCGGCGCGATCTGAGATGCGCAGTGCCTTCACCGTCAAGCGCAACAGCTTCATCTCCTCGATGGGCGTGAAGGTGTTCGACAAGAAGCCGGAGCAACTTCCTGCCTTGCTGGTCGGCAGCAAGATTCCTTGGCTCGGCCTGCACGAAAAAGGCGGCACGGTGAGCGGCAATTTGCTGATCCCGCTGCTGCCCGGGCGCATCGGCCCCAAGCGCTTCAAGGCGGTTATTGACGGCCTGATGCGCGCGGGCAATGCCTTCTTCATCGAGAAGAACGGTCGCGTGCTGCTGATGGCCGAGAACATCAAAGAGAACGCCGGGCAGCTGGGCCGCTTCAAGCGTGCCGAGCGTGGTCGTACCGGGGCCAAGCAGATCAAGCGTGGCCAGGAGATTCCCATCGCCGTGCTGGTCAAGCGCGTCGATCTCAAACGACGACTGAATCTGGCGGGTGGCGTGCAACGCGCACTACCTGCCTTGGTGCGGGCGATTCAACAAGAACTGGACAAAGTCTGA
- a CDS encoding major capsid protein has protein sequence MQNPFENPGFSMASLTAAINLLPNRYGRLEQLNLFPAKPVRTRQIIVEEYAGRLNLLPTRAPGSPGTVGERGKRNLRSFVIPHIPHDDVVLPEEVQGLRAFGSETEMEAIGGVMARHLETMRNKHAITLEHLRMGALKGKILDADGSELVDLFDEFDITAQSVSFEFSTAADNGQIKTACLELLGLMEDGLTGEFSTGVHVLCSTEFFRALTTHKEVKTAYQNWQQGAVLINDMRSGFSYSGITFEEYRGQASFVQADGTLGSRRFIAAGEAHAFPVGTVDTFATYFAPADFNETVNTIGQPLYAKQEPRKFDRGTDLHTQSNPLPMCHRPGVLIKLVAA, from the coding sequence ATGCAGAACCCTTTTGAAAACCCCGGCTTCTCGATGGCCAGCCTGACGGCCGCCATCAACCTCCTGCCCAACCGCTATGGGCGGCTGGAGCAACTCAACCTGTTCCCGGCCAAGCCGGTGCGCACCCGGCAGATCATCGTCGAGGAGTACGCCGGTCGTCTGAACCTGCTGCCCACCCGCGCGCCCGGTTCGCCCGGCACGGTGGGTGAACGTGGCAAGCGCAACCTGCGCTCCTTCGTGATCCCGCACATCCCCCACGACGACGTGGTGCTGCCAGAGGAAGTGCAAGGACTGCGCGCCTTCGGTTCCGAAACCGAAATGGAAGCCATCGGCGGTGTCATGGCCCGCCATCTGGAGACCATGCGCAACAAGCACGCGATCACTCTGGAGCATCTGCGCATGGGGGCGCTCAAGGGCAAGATTCTCGACGCTGATGGCAGTGAACTCGTCGATCTGTTCGACGAGTTCGACATCACTGCGCAATCGGTGTCCTTCGAGTTTTCGACTGCGGCCGACAACGGGCAAATCAAGACTGCCTGCCTCGAGTTGCTGGGCCTCATGGAAGATGGGCTCACCGGCGAGTTCTCGACCGGCGTGCATGTGCTGTGCTCGACCGAGTTCTTCCGGGCGCTGACCACCCACAAGGAGGTCAAGACCGCCTACCAGAACTGGCAGCAGGGCGCAGTGCTGATCAACGACATGCGCTCGGGCTTCAGCTACAGCGGCATCACCTTCGAGGAATACCGTGGCCAGGCGTCCTTTGTGCAGGCCGACGGCACGCTGGGGTCGCGCCGCTTCATTGCCGCAGGGGAAGCCCATGCCTTCCCGGTCGGCACGGTGGATACCTTCGCCACGTACTTCGCGCCTGCGGACTTCAACGAGACCGTGAACACCATCGGCCAGCCGTTGTATGCCAAGCAGGAGCCGCGAAAGTTCGACCGGGGCACCGATCTGCACACGCAGTCGAACCCGCTGCCGATGTGCCACCGCCCGGGCGTGCTGATCAAGCTCGTTGCAGCCTGA
- a CDS encoding head decoration protein: MPTVSQPKNLGDLLKYEAPNLYSRDQDTVAAAQNLSLGTVVGRETATAKLKTLDPSASDGTETAVGVLGNDVDATLIDREDAILIARHAIVAHGALIWPTGISTAHKVAAIKQLAERGVLARDSA, encoded by the coding sequence ATGCCCACTGTCTCTCAACCCAAGAATCTCGGCGACCTGTTGAAGTACGAAGCGCCGAATCTCTACTCGCGTGACCAAGACACCGTCGCGGCCGCGCAGAACCTGTCGCTGGGTACCGTGGTGGGCCGCGAAACGGCTACCGCCAAGCTCAAGACCCTCGACCCGAGCGCTTCGGACGGCACGGAAACCGCCGTCGGCGTGCTCGGCAATGACGTCGATGCGACGCTGATTGACCGTGAGGACGCGATCCTGATCGCCCGCCACGCCATCGTCGCGCACGGCGCATTGATCTGGCCGACCGGCATCAGCACTGCGCACAAAGTGGCTGCCATCAAGCAACTCGCAGAACGTGGAGTCCTGGCCCGCGATAGCGCCTGA
- a CDS encoding S49 family peptidase, with product MQLVHLASRLYGTPLLIARPKLDVILSVLGSRIGLPDLDMAMPLPMPRQSATSGQAGIAVIPVVGTLVRRSMGIEAASGLMSYGEIEARLDAALADPQVAGILLDLDSPGGEASGVFELAERIRAASTIKPIWAHANDAAYSAAFAIAAACQRLTLSQTAGVGSIGVIALHVDQSVKDAKDGLNYTAVFAGSHKNDFSPHEPLTRQATTALQAEVDRLYDIFVNQVGQMRGIDPDAVRATEAGLFYGEQAVAVGLADAVMPFDAVMTEFTDALAAKQRLAQPGVARASPRSLSTQSISNPPRRKPFTLENTMTDPKDDHENPSHPADTDPQGDQPQTDSDPQPTPAAQAALAQSFASGRGQAQAIAEMCLIAGQSQRTAEFLAAGFSEAQVRRALLDARADQPEIASRITADAGTSQHPENSPVVAAVKKLTAKE from the coding sequence ATGCAACTCGTTCATCTGGCGTCCCGCCTCTACGGGACGCCGCTCCTCATTGCGCGTCCCAAACTCGACGTGATCCTCTCCGTGCTGGGTTCCCGCATCGGCTTACCCGATCTGGACATGGCGATGCCGCTGCCCATGCCGCGCCAGAGCGCCACATCGGGTCAGGCGGGCATTGCCGTCATCCCGGTGGTCGGCACGCTGGTCAGACGTTCGATGGGTATCGAAGCCGCCTCTGGCCTGATGTCCTACGGCGAGATCGAAGCCCGACTGGACGCCGCGCTGGCCGACCCACAGGTGGCGGGCATCCTGCTCGATCTGGATTCACCCGGCGGCGAGGCATCGGGTGTGTTCGAACTGGCCGAGCGCATCCGCGCCGCCAGCACCATCAAGCCGATCTGGGCGCACGCCAACGACGCCGCGTACTCGGCGGCTTTTGCCATTGCGGCTGCCTGCCAGCGCCTGACGCTGTCGCAGACCGCTGGCGTCGGGTCGATTGGCGTGATCGCGCTGCACGTCGACCAGTCGGTGAAGGACGCCAAGGACGGCCTGAACTACACCGCTGTCTTCGCGGGCAGCCACAAGAACGATTTCTCCCCGCACGAGCCACTCACTCGCCAGGCCACTACCGCGTTGCAGGCCGAGGTGGATCGCCTGTACGACATCTTCGTGAATCAGGTCGGCCAGATGCGCGGCATCGACCCGGATGCCGTGCGCGCCACCGAGGCGGGGCTGTTCTATGGCGAGCAAGCGGTGGCAGTGGGCCTCGCCGACGCCGTGATGCCGTTTGATGCGGTGATGACCGAGTTCACCGACGCGTTGGCGGCCAAGCAGCGCTTGGCGCAGCCCGGCGTGGCCCGCGCCTCGCCGCGAAGCCTGTCCACTCAATCCATTTCAAACCCGCCCCGAAGAAAACCTTTCACCCTGGAGAACACCATGACCGACCCCAAAGACGACCACGAAAACCCGAGCCATCCGGCCGACACCGACCCACAGGGCGACCAGCCGCAGACCGACAGCGATCCGCAACCGACGCCTGCCGCCCAAGCCGCACTGGCGCAGTCCTTCGCCAGCGGGCGCGGCCAAGCTCAGGCCATTGCAGAGATGTGCCTGATCGCGGGCCAATCCCAACGCACGGCGGAATTCCTCGCAGCAGGCTTCTCGGAAGCGCAGGTGCGCCGCGCCTTGCTCGACGCCCGTGCCGACCAACCCGAAATTGCCTCGCGTATCACCGCCGATGCAGGAACCAGCCAGCACCCGGAAAACAGTCCGGTGGTCGCTGCCGTCAAGAAACTCACCGCCAAGGAGTAA